Proteins from one Acetobacteroides hydrogenigenes genomic window:
- a CDS encoding glycoside hydrolase family 97 protein: protein MEHKLLHPRIASASLLLALSLLVSATSWAGPKSYSNAITSPSKQIKATVTLRNGRPCYSLVYKNDTLVLPSSLGFVLQNRDSLTRFSLVKASISKFDETWKPVWGQYSSVRNRYTEMKLELRDLKKSRLVNLFFRTYDDGFAFRYEIPEQNGVDDIVVTSEESRVKFAGSYRCWWSWADYNTLEKTFYQTPLDSATHVAMPFTLQKSTGTYITMHEAAIDRYSTMTLKRENASTFKGNLAPWGDGTLVKCKKSLKTPWRLFVVADRPGGLIESNLVLNLNEPCKLPDVSWITPMTYIGIWWEMHLGIGTWNMGPKHSATTENAIRYIDFAAAHGIKGLVIEGWNTGWENWGKKGAFDFVTPYPDFDIKKVVDYGKSKEVAIIGHHETGGDTQTYEQQLDSAFAFYKKVGIDIVKTGYAGPVTPEGENHHGQCMVEHYNKVMRTAAKYKIMLDVHEPIVLSGLSRTYPNLMTAEGVRGMEWNAWSEGNPPSHTCTLPFLRGMAGPMDYTPGIFDIDLSKYAGKRQKWNDLDNGHSAVHSTIANQLALMVVLYSPLQMAADLPENYEGNPAFKFIEQLPTSWDETRVLDASIGEYVVTARRKGTTWYIGAISNEKARELSIPLSLLTAGKKYRAVSYVDGSNAHYETNPEAIDIKTSTVTKADRLTLKLAAGGGAAIRIEEVK, encoded by the coding sequence ATGGAGCATAAACTATTACATCCAAGAATTGCATCTGCAAGTCTTTTGCTGGCTCTTAGCCTCCTTGTCTCGGCTACAAGCTGGGCTGGTCCTAAATCCTACAGCAATGCCATTACCTCACCGTCAAAGCAAATAAAAGCTACGGTTACCCTTCGAAACGGTAGGCCATGCTACTCGCTCGTTTATAAGAACGATACGCTGGTACTCCCATCGTCGCTGGGATTTGTGCTGCAAAATCGCGACAGCCTTACCCGCTTCAGCTTGGTAAAAGCATCCATTAGCAAGTTCGATGAAACATGGAAGCCGGTATGGGGACAGTACTCCTCGGTTCGAAACCGCTACACCGAAATGAAGTTAGAACTTAGAGACCTAAAGAAGTCGCGGCTGGTTAACCTCTTCTTCCGAACTTACGACGATGGCTTCGCCTTCCGCTACGAGATACCCGAGCAAAACGGCGTTGACGATATTGTGGTGACATCGGAGGAGAGCCGCGTAAAGTTTGCCGGCAGCTACCGCTGCTGGTGGAGCTGGGCCGACTACAACACGCTCGAGAAGACGTTCTACCAAACGCCCCTAGATAGCGCAACGCACGTTGCCATGCCGTTCACCCTACAAAAATCGACCGGAACCTACATAACCATGCACGAGGCGGCCATAGACCGCTACTCTACCATGACGTTAAAGCGCGAGAACGCCTCAACGTTCAAGGGAAACCTGGCTCCTTGGGGAGATGGTACGCTGGTGAAGTGCAAGAAATCGCTTAAAACACCCTGGCGCCTATTTGTGGTGGCCGACCGACCCGGTGGCCTCATCGAATCGAACCTTGTGCTAAATCTCAACGAGCCCTGCAAGCTGCCCGACGTGTCGTGGATTACCCCAATGACCTACATCGGAATTTGGTGGGAGATGCACCTAGGCATAGGCACATGGAACATGGGGCCTAAGCATAGCGCCACCACCGAAAACGCCATCCGCTACATCGACTTTGCTGCAGCGCACGGCATCAAAGGGTTGGTAATTGAGGGATGGAACACTGGATGGGAAAACTGGGGCAAGAAGGGCGCCTTCGACTTCGTAACCCCCTACCCCGACTTCGACATCAAAAAGGTGGTTGACTACGGCAAGAGCAAGGAAGTTGCCATCATTGGCCACCACGAAACCGGCGGCGATACCCAAACCTACGAGCAGCAGCTCGACTCAGCCTTCGCCTTCTACAAAAAGGTGGGCATCGACATCGTTAAGACTGGTTATGCAGGTCCTGTTACCCCCGAGGGCGAAAACCACCACGGCCAGTGCATGGTGGAGCACTACAACAAAGTGATGCGCACCGCGGCCAAGTATAAAATTATGCTCGACGTGCATGAACCAATTGTACTCTCTGGATTGAGCCGCACCTACCCCAACCTAATGACCGCCGAAGGGGTACGCGGCATGGAGTGGAACGCTTGGAGCGAGGGCAATCCACCCAGCCACACCTGCACGCTGCCCTTCCTTCGCGGCATGGCCGGACCGATGGACTACACGCCGGGGATCTTCGACATAGACCTGTCTAAGTATGCCGGGAAGCGCCAGAAGTGGAACGACCTCGATAACGGCCACTCGGCCGTGCATAGCACCATTGCCAACCAGCTTGCGCTGATGGTGGTGCTCTACAGCCCGCTGCAGATGGCCGCCGATCTGCCCGAGAACTACGAGGGCAACCCAGCCTTCAAGTTCATCGAGCAGCTGCCCACAAGCTGGGACGAGACTAGGGTACTGGATGCCTCCATCGGCGAGTACGTGGTAACCGCACGCCGTAAGGGTACAACGTGGTATATTGGCGCCATCAGCAACGAGAAGGCCCGCGAGCTCAGCATCCCGCTATCCCTACTAACGGCAGGTAAGAAGTACAGAGCCGTGAGCTACGTAGACGGCAGCAACGCCCACTACGAAACCAACCCCGAGGCCATCGACATCAAGACCTCAACCGTAACGAAGGCCGATAGGCTAACGCTTAAGCTGGCCGCAGGCGGTGGGGCCGCCATCCGCATCGAGGAGGTGAAGTAA
- the nuoE gene encoding NADH-quinone oxidoreductase subunit NuoE, with protein MTQIEELVRQLAEKHGTQRSSLMAVLQDIVEQERYLSEEAMVAVAQEFNISAADVFGTASFYTFLDTVPRGRNIIRVCKTISCHMKGKEQLVSALEEALGVRNGCTTSDGQFTLLTANCLGWCHKGPVMLVNNDVYPEVTPESAIAIINKYRH; from the coding sequence ATGACGCAAATCGAAGAGCTCGTACGCCAGCTTGCGGAAAAGCACGGAACCCAGCGCAGCAGCCTTATGGCCGTACTTCAGGATATCGTCGAACAGGAGCGCTACCTTAGCGAAGAGGCTATGGTAGCCGTAGCGCAGGAGTTCAACATCTCGGCCGCCGACGTTTTCGGGACCGCCTCGTTCTACACCTTTCTCGATACGGTTCCCCGTGGCCGCAACATCATCCGCGTTTGCAAGACCATCTCGTGCCATATGAAGGGCAAAGAACAGCTTGTTTCTGCTCTCGAAGAAGCTCTTGGCGTTCGCAATGGCTGCACCACCTCCGATGGACAGTTCACGCTACTTACCGCAAACTGCTTAGGCTGGTGCCACAAAGGGCCCGTAATGCTCGTCAACAACGATGTTTACCCCGAGGTAACACCCGAATCGGCCATAGCCATCATCAACAAGTACCGCCACTAA
- a CDS encoding complex I 51 kDa subunit family protein — MESKNLKKVDLIFLDTPYSDIVQILQRSIQKTPDDLILEVIDSGLRGRGGAGFPTGLKWRFAKTEDSAVKYVVCNADEGEPGTFKDREILQTVPYKVLTGMAIAGYAIGAQKGYIYLRGEYNFLLPELLKHIQIFNKTLEELGLNFTIGIKSGSGAYICGEETALFESMEGKRGEPRNKPPYPTQWGFEGKPTVINNVETLVYITMIARLGAEQFRKMGTKASSGSKVFSVSGDTPIAGIYELELGMPLDEFVAEFGDGDTKAVQVGGASGHCVPRKLFKDTIIGFEGIPTGGSMMVFNSTRSMYNVLHDYLEFFCEESCGQCTPCRVGCQQLLKGIEAVKRGERKPEYLDDLKKLAATMKIASKCGLGQSVANPFNSIIDNFREEIIY; from the coding sequence ATGGAATCAAAAAATCTGAAAAAGGTAGACCTGATATTCCTCGATACCCCCTACTCCGATATAGTTCAAATTCTCCAGCGGTCCATCCAAAAAACTCCCGACGATCTTATTCTTGAAGTAATAGACTCAGGTCTACGCGGACGCGGGGGCGCAGGCTTTCCAACTGGGCTGAAGTGGCGCTTCGCCAAAACGGAGGATAGCGCCGTAAAGTACGTGGTATGCAACGCCGACGAAGGCGAACCGGGAACCTTTAAGGATCGAGAAATCCTCCAAACCGTACCCTACAAGGTACTAACCGGCATGGCCATCGCCGGCTACGCCATCGGAGCACAAAAAGGGTACATCTACCTACGAGGCGAGTACAACTTCCTGCTACCCGAGCTGCTTAAGCATATTCAGATCTTTAACAAGACCCTAGAGGAGCTGGGGCTCAACTTTACCATCGGAATAAAGAGTGGTAGCGGAGCCTACATCTGTGGCGAGGAGACCGCCCTTTTCGAGAGCATGGAGGGCAAGCGCGGCGAGCCCCGCAATAAGCCGCCCTACCCCACCCAGTGGGGCTTTGAGGGTAAGCCAACGGTAATCAACAACGTGGAAACGCTGGTGTACATCACCATGATTGCGCGCCTTGGTGCCGAGCAGTTCCGAAAAATGGGCACCAAAGCCTCTTCGGGCTCCAAGGTATTCTCCGTTTCGGGCGATACCCCTATTGCCGGCATCTACGAGCTGGAGCTGGGCATGCCCCTCGACGAGTTTGTTGCTGAGTTTGGCGATGGCGACACCAAGGCCGTACAGGTGGGTGGAGCATCGGGCCACTGCGTTCCGCGCAAGCTTTTTAAGGATACCATAATCGGATTCGAAGGAATACCTACCGGAGGGTCCATGATGGTATTCAACTCTACCCGATCAATGTACAATGTGCTACACGACTACCTCGAATTCTTCTGCGAAGAGTCGTGCGGGCAGTGTACCCCCTGCCGCGTGGGCTGCCAGCAGCTGCTAAAAGGCATCGAAGCCGTAAAGCGCGGCGAGCGTAAACCCGAATACCTCGACGATCTCAAGAAGCTAGCCGCCACTATGAAGATCGCCTCCAAGTGCGGATTGGGACAGTCCGTGGCCAACCCATTCAACTCCATCATTGATAACTTCCGCGAAGAGATCATCTACTAA
- a CDS encoding DUF6261 family protein, with protein MKQLLGTSGMNTSELYEYTSQTLSIARQQGPLLVSKSPLYLAVEAKFNKYDEGFKKDGKSMLTDPILALDADRDRIVKWLYYTVMGLSFSSSATSVEAATLLLSKLDTYGLDLIRSSYSEESAMIKGLLNDFKQPDYAAAVAKAGVQPILDELQSVQNSFDTLFEQRREATQERLNIEAASTARKELEAAIRGFRTLVAGMAMAEPTSEWGKVNDLLHQLDAEYAKKLRTRATLLAKQKKDSETK; from the coding sequence ATGAAACAGCTATTAGGAACCAGCGGCATGAACACGTCGGAGCTCTACGAGTACACCTCGCAGACGCTGAGCATTGCTCGCCAGCAGGGGCCTCTTCTGGTTTCGAAGTCGCCGCTCTACCTAGCCGTAGAGGCGAAGTTCAACAAGTACGACGAAGGCTTTAAGAAGGACGGCAAGAGCATGCTCACCGATCCGATCTTGGCCTTGGATGCCGACCGCGATAGGATCGTAAAGTGGCTTTACTACACCGTTATGGGCCTATCGTTCTCTTCTAGTGCAACGTCGGTGGAGGCGGCAACGCTTCTGCTCTCGAAGCTCGACACCTACGGATTGGACCTGATTCGGAGCTCCTACAGCGAAGAATCGGCCATGATTAAGGGGCTACTCAACGATTTCAAGCAGCCAGACTATGCGGCGGCGGTGGCGAAAGCTGGCGTGCAGCCCATTCTGGACGAGCTGCAATCGGTACAGAACAGCTTTGATACGCTCTTCGAGCAGCGCCGCGAGGCCACCCAGGAGCGGCTCAACATCGAGGCGGCCAGCACCGCCCGTAAGGAGCTCGAGGCTGCCATTCGCGGTTTCCGTACGCTGGTTGCCGGCATGGCCATGGCCGAACCCACCTCGGAGTGGGGTAAGGTTAACGACCTGCTGCATCAGCTCGATGCCGAGTACGCCAAAAAGCTACGCACCAGGGCTACCCTTCTTGCCAAGCAGAAGAAGGATTCGGAAACGAAGTAG
- a CDS encoding NADH-dependent [FeFe] hydrogenase, group A6: MNEFKVNLKINNIPISVREGTTILEAAKMLNFNIPTLCHHPDLSIAGNCRVCVVEVKGSKLLAASCATPVAEGMEVLTNSEKVRTARKHVIELLLSEHNSDCTRCFKNGSCELQELAAEYRIGEYTFMNLLKFKNFRVDRSSPSIMKDDTKCIRCQRCVRTCDELQGIGALTVAYKGDKQQISTFMGKPISEVVCTNCGQCVNRCPTAALVEQTYIEEVWKAINNPEKFVVVQTAPAIRAALGEELGFPPGMRVTGKLVSALKLVGFDSVLDTDFTADLTIVEETAELLGRLKRALVDNETVALPMMTSCSPGWIKFQEHLFPDMLDNLSTCKSPQQMFGALSKTYYARKKGIDPSNMVSVSIMPCTAKKFEAKRPEMRDSGYQDVDYVLTTRELAMMIRQTGIDFMKLSDEHYDSLMGASTGAAVIFGATGGVMEAALRTAWEIVTGTEVPFEKLNITPVRGFGGIKSASLTLTNVKPEYSFLEGVELKVAVAHGLANAKKLVEGIRRGDLQFHFVEVMACPGGCIGGGGQPIPTSSEIRSKRVAAIYAEDMGLAIRKSHDNPEVKLLYKLFLGEPNSHKAHDLLHTHYKPRKGY, from the coding sequence ATGAACGAGTTTAAGGTAAACCTCAAGATAAACAACATCCCCATCTCGGTTCGCGAAGGGACCACCATTCTCGAAGCCGCCAAGATGCTCAACTTTAACATCCCTACGCTATGCCACCATCCCGACCTATCGATAGCCGGTAACTGCCGGGTGTGTGTAGTAGAAGTGAAAGGCAGCAAGCTCCTCGCAGCCTCGTGCGCAACGCCCGTTGCCGAGGGAATGGAGGTGCTTACCAACAGCGAAAAGGTGCGTACTGCCCGCAAGCATGTTATTGAGCTGCTGCTTTCGGAGCATAACTCCGACTGTACGCGCTGCTTTAAAAACGGCAGCTGCGAGCTACAGGAGCTGGCCGCCGAGTACCGTATCGGCGAGTACACCTTTATGAACCTGCTTAAGTTTAAAAACTTTAGAGTCGACAGATCATCACCCTCCATCATGAAGGATGATACCAAGTGCATCCGCTGCCAGCGCTGCGTACGTACCTGCGACGAGCTACAGGGCATCGGGGCTCTTACCGTTGCCTATAAGGGCGATAAGCAGCAGATATCAACTTTTATGGGTAAGCCCATATCCGAGGTGGTTTGTACCAACTGCGGACAGTGCGTCAACCGCTGTCCTACCGCTGCACTGGTAGAGCAAACCTACATCGAGGAGGTTTGGAAGGCTATCAACAATCCCGAGAAGTTTGTGGTGGTGCAAACAGCACCAGCCATACGTGCCGCTTTAGGCGAGGAGTTGGGCTTTCCTCCCGGGATGCGCGTTACCGGCAAGCTAGTTTCGGCGCTTAAGCTGGTTGGCTTCGACAGCGTTCTCGACACCGATTTTACCGCCGACCTCACCATCGTAGAAGAAACTGCCGAACTCCTCGGCCGCCTTAAACGAGCGCTGGTTGACAACGAAACGGTTGCCCTTCCGATGATGACCTCCTGCTCGCCGGGCTGGATTAAGTTCCAAGAGCACCTGTTCCCCGATATGCTCGACAACCTCTCCACCTGCAAGTCGCCTCAACAGATGTTTGGTGCCCTTTCCAAAACCTACTACGCCCGCAAGAAGGGGATCGATCCATCAAACATGGTATCGGTATCGATTATGCCTTGCACGGCCAAGAAGTTTGAAGCCAAGCGACCCGAGATGCGCGATAGTGGCTATCAGGATGTAGACTACGTGCTCACCACCCGCGAGCTGGCCATGATGATCCGCCAAACGGGAATCGACTTTATGAAGCTCTCCGACGAGCACTACGATAGCCTTATGGGCGCATCGACCGGTGCAGCCGTCATTTTCGGTGCGACGGGTGGGGTTATGGAAGCAGCCCTACGTACGGCTTGGGAAATTGTAACAGGAACTGAAGTTCCATTCGAGAAGCTGAACATCACTCCCGTTCGAGGTTTCGGCGGAATTAAATCGGCCTCGTTGACACTAACCAACGTAAAACCCGAGTACAGCTTCCTCGAAGGAGTTGAGCTAAAGGTAGCAGTTGCCCACGGATTAGCCAATGCCAAGAAACTGGTGGAAGGCATTCGTCGTGGCGATTTGCAGTTCCACTTTGTAGAGGTAATGGCCTGCCCAGGCGGCTGTATTGGAGGCGGTGGACAGCCGATACCAACCAGCAGCGAGATACGCTCAAAACGGGTAGCTGCCATCTACGCCGAGGATATGGGGCTGGCAATTCGCAAGTCGCACGACAACCCCGAGGTGAAGCTCCTCTACAAGCTCTTCCTCGGCGAGCCTAACAGCCATAAGGCGCACGACCTGTTACATACGCACTATAAGCCTAGGAAGGGGTACTAG